In one window of Archocentrus centrarchus isolate MPI-CPG fArcCen1 chromosome 11, fArcCen1, whole genome shotgun sequence DNA:
- the hey1 gene encoding hairy/enhancer-of-split related with YRPW motif protein 1 has product MKRNHDFSSSDSELDETIEVEKESADENGNMSSPLGSMSPSTSTQVQARKRRRGIIEKRRRDRINNSLSELRRLVPSAYEKQGSAKLEKAEILQMTVDHLKMLHAAGGKGYFDAHALAMDYRGLGFRECLAETARYLSIIEGLDSTDPLRIRLVSHLNNYASQREAHSGLSHLAWGSAFGSPPAHLTHPLLLQHQQGAPLAPLPRSTTSSPQTPLSSTSTSSPSSSSPLSSALVAETHIAGRRSGSVTPHSDQGPIRVPSTTAAPTTVLHPALVPSSASKLSPPLLSSLSAFPFTFSAFPIISPATAISPPTQNASVAKPYRPWGMEIGAF; this is encoded by the exons atgaaaaggaatCACGATTTTAGCTCCTCGGACAGCGAGCTGGATGAAACTATTGAAGTGGAGAAGGAGAGCGCAGATGAGAATGG GAACATGAGCTCCCCTCTTGGCTCCATGTCTCCTTCAACGTCAACTCAGGTGCAGGCGAGGAAAAGGCGTCGAGGA ATTATTGAGAAACGGCGCCGTGACAGAATCAATAACAGCCTCAGCGAGCTCCGCAGGCTGGTTCCCAGCGCCTACGAGAAACAA GGTTCAGCCAAGCTGGAGAAAGCAGAAATTTTGCAAATGACTGTTGATCATCTGAAGATGCTTCATGCTGCTGGAGGCAAAG GTTACTTTGATGCCCATGCCCTTGCGATGGACTATCGTGGTTTGGGTTTCAGGGAGTGCCTGGCTGAGACAGCCCGCTATCTGAGCATAATTGAAGGCTTAGACAGCACAGACCCACTGCGGATCCGTCTGGTCTCCCACCTTAACAACTACGCCAGTCAGCGTGAGGCTCACTCTGGCCTGAGTCACCTGGCGTGGGGCTCTGCTTTTGGATCCCCACCAGCCCACCTGACacatcctctcctcctccagcacCAGCAGGGTGCACCGCTGGCACCTCTACCCCGTAGCACCACCAGTAGCCCACAAACTCCTCTGTCGTCCACATCCACGTCatcgccctcctcctcctcacctttATCATCCGCACTGGTTGCAGAGACTCACATCGCAGGCAGGCGCAGCGGCAGCGTCACCCCCCACTCTGATCAAGGTCCGATCCGGGTTCCCTCCACCACTGCTGCTCCCACCACTGTCCTGCATCCTGCTCTGGTCCCCTCATCAGCGTCCaagctctctcctcctctcctctcctctctctctgcattCCCCTTCACTTTCAGCGCCTTCCCCATTATCTCACCCGCTACTGCCATCAGCCCCCCAACCCAAAACGCCAGTGTGGCCAAACCCTACAGACCCTGGGGTATGGAGATAGGAGCTTTCTGA